tgttcttatgttcctcCTGCTAGCCAACGGTAAAGCGTTGGCGCCAGGCCGTGCCCTGGCGGAGGATGTGCCCGCTGTACAGAGCATGCCTTGACATGGGACGCTTCCTGAAGTGTAGCACATTTCTGCTGCTCTGGGACAGCTGTTTAGAATCGCACTGAAGATCAGATTTCTCAGACCTGCAATCCGCCGTCTTCAGACTTGACCGTTTTGACCCGGCCCAGCGGTCCAGAATGTGTCATTACcgtatgtttgtgtttttctctctctctgttctcgGAGAGGCACTTCATAATTAAAGAGCTCGCCCTCTTTAGCATGGCGGGGATGCAGGGGGGGTTCTGGTTTGCTGAGAaaagcacaacaacaacaacaacaacaacaaacaatgcTGCAGAGTGAtcgactttctccagcaaagcAAAACACTAAACTTTATGGATGTAACTTTGaggctgtataaaatacatacataagaaagtttacaaacgagagggggccattcgacccatcgtgctcgtttggtgttcattaatatctaagtgatccaaggatcctatccagactatttttaaatgttcccaaacttttagcttctaccacatcgctgggtagtttattccagattctGATGCctctctgtatgaagaagtgtctcctgttttccgttttgaatgccttgaagcccaatttccatttgtgtccccgggtgcgtgtgtccctgctgatctggaaaagctcctctggtttgatgtggtcgatgcctttcatgattttgaagacggTTATTAATATTGCAGTGAACCTTCATTActtactaaaaagaaaatgtatgtagTACCGGGATATATTCAGCAtgaatgtgtgtctgtgggtgtgggtgtagaGACAACACTTTCTGCATCAGTACGTCAGTATGTGTCCCTGTTATCATTCTCTGTCCATGTTTGATTAGCATTTCACTGAACTCGGAAACACGGCCGTCTCTGATGCAGACTGGAGAGATCCGTCTCCCTGCTCTCTGTCCTCGACACACGTCATGCTTGTGAGCAAAGCCAGGACAAGGTCGCCGGGTCGGCACACGTTCAACAATCCGCAGCCTTCCTTGGTTCCCGAGAATCAGCTTCCTCCCAGCAGGTCCCACAGATAGCACTGGGAGGGCGTGTGTTTGCTGGTGAGGTGGTGTAGATAACGGGTGTTTGGGGAGATTGCTGAGACATGTATACATGGCCATTTtcgggattttattttattgttttgcataTGTGCCGAACTTTATAAGCTTCTCCAGTCTGAGTCCAGCTATTAACGTTCCTTCCAGAGACTGTAATTCTACCTTTCTTTCAACTCCCGAAGCAGGATCTATTTTTCCTTTTCCGGTAATTTCCTTAAAAAAGTATCTGGGGAAAAATAAAGTAGGAGAGCAATACGTTTATATGGTTTAATGCTGTTTAATTGCTTAACAGCCCAGGTTTACACATCCGCTCGTAAAATTGCGTGAAGTTTATTTTCCTCGTcaaatgtttctgtgttttttgtgttattgCGCAATGTTGGGGGCGGCCCTCTCCGGGTAAACATGTGTATCCATCGATGCACCGCAGCTCTGGTTGCTCAACTTCTTAAGCTTGAACTGTActtacaatcaatcaatcaatcaaatggaGAATTCATGTCTTACGGGAAATTCCCAGCCCCCGGACCACGTGAATCAACTTGAATGGTTTAACTCAAACTGTAACTAActatctccctctccctctccctctctgttcaGGGTGAATCTGTGAAGTATTTCCTTGACAACTTGGACCGGATTGGGCAGCTGGTGAGTCACGTACCTGTCGTTGTTTCACAAGGGTCTGTCTGGAGCCGCAGCCTCCCACCCCACACAAATAAACCCTTATCTGAGTAAAACAAGCTGGCGGGTGGGTGTGGAGATTTACACACCGTTTGATTGGTCTTAAAAATGCACCTCAGCTGGTGAGAGTGTGGCCCTGGTCCGTCCGGCCCTTTGAACACACAGTTACAGAGAAGCAACAGAAAACCCAAAGAGGAAAATCTGCTCTTATATGATGTGGTTTATTCTGGGTATAAAGACGTTCTCTGaggcaattaaaaaacaaattaagttaAAAGGGAACGAGAGAGGCAAAGCTTCAGGAAATAAATGCCAGCGAATAAGACGTATGgctattatttatgttttgcacGCTTTTGTGAATTTGTCCGTGTCTGTTTACTGCCAAGAGAGCGATGGGAAATGAGAAGAAACGGCTCATTCTGCTCGGTGTTCCCGTCCTGTGCTGTGCGATCTGGACAGTTTCCAGTCTCCCCCGGGCTCCTTTTAAGGCCCGGCTGTAGGGTGGCACAggactgtcccgagcaggagcCCCCACCGCCGAGCAGAGAAAGACAGAGCCCCCCACACCGGCCCCCCACACCTCCAAGGGCTTccacactgtctgtctgtctgtctatcacaaCCCTGCAGTGAATCCTCAATGGAATATGGACTTGAGGCAGAGACTTCACTGGCGATTGGACAGCAGACACGCAAGCCAAGACCAGAACTGGGGGTCCGCAGCAGGAGCCTGTGACGGGCCGAATACTGGTGCCTCAACCCCCTCTTCCCCATTCTTTCAGCTCCTTCAGGCAGCAGCTGTTTTATATTTGCTGCCATTTCAAACTAATCCTGAAATACACTCTCCTGACAGGATGACAAGATTTATTCCACCATTTTAGCTGCAGATTAAAGCTTGTTTGACTATTTTCATGTTCACTCaatttgtcaaaaaaaaaaattcttaattgtttttttccagtcagttttttaatctttaaaaggTCTCATACTTTTATAAACACACAGAAGTATGTCTGAGGACCAGGATGTACAttgttaaaaattaaataaacttttaTTACAATTACTCCCATGACTGTTAACCTTTAACATATCACTATAAATGTTTGTCATGTAGCATTACATCATCTACTGCTGATAAGAGCAAATCATAAACTTTGACATCTAGCAATGAGGTCCCAAAACTGGCAATATTCCCCGAAGTTTCTGTCCAAGACTGTGTGAGGAAACCCAGGCTGTGATGCAACAGAAATGGGTGTTCATTTGCTCAGCCTAGTTCGTCCCACGGAAAGTTAAGCGGCTGTGGGTTTGTGTTGGCGAGAGCACATGGGGCCCCACGCTGTCCCGCTCCAGTGGAGATCTGCAGATCCGTCTAAAAAGCCCCGTTCATCTGTTCTAAGCGCAGTAATCACTGTTGAAGGACGAAGCTGCCTCAACGACTTATTTAGCTAATAATTGTACCCTTTCAATCTGAATAGCCTCGATGTAACGGCTCAATACGGTTGTGTAATTTGATAATTAGCAGACCGTGCCGTGCATGGAAACGGTTTCATTTGTAGCATCTAGTTGTTAAATGGTGTCTTGCCTCATAATTAAAACTAGACGACTGAAGCCAAACGAAGCAGACTCTCAACACCAGCCCTGAGGAAGATCAGGGTATGTCAGTGTTGTCACTGTTGTTAATGCTGTCCATGTCCTTCTCCCCCTCTGCTAGAGTTACCTCCCGAGCCGACAGGACATCCTGCTGGCCCGGAAAGCCACGAAGGGCATCGTGGAGCACGACTTCATCATCAAGAAGATCCCGTTCAAGATGGTGGACGTGGGCGGGCAGCGCTCCCAGCGGCAGAAGTGGTTTCAGTGCTTCGACGGCATCACCTCGATCCTGTTCATGGTGTCGTCAAGCGAGTTTGACCAGGTCTTGATGGAGGATCGGCGCACCAACCGCCTGCTGGAGTCCATGAACATCTTCGAGACCATCGTCAACAACAAGCTCTTCTCCAACGTATCCATCATCCTCTTCCTCAACAAGATGGACCTGCTGGTGGAGAAGGTGAGGAAGGTGAGCATCACTAAGCACTTCCCCGACTTCCGCGGCGACCCCCACCGGTTGGAGGACGTGCAGGCCTACCTGGTGCAGTGCTTCAACCGCAAGAGGAGGAACCGCAGCAAGCCGCTCTTCCACCACTTCACCACAGCCATCGACACCGAGAACATCCGCTTTGTCTTCCACGCCGTCAAGGACACCATCCTGCAGGAGAACCTGAAGGACATCATGCTGCAGTGAGGGGGGTGGCCAGGCTGCCGTCTCAGGCCCTGGGGCGGCCGAGGCTCCTCCTGTATGCCTTAACAACACGAGACATGAGAATGAACCAGGACAAAAGCACATCCTCACAGCTGTCCCCTCCCTCTGGTTCAGCACAACAGCTCTTAAGTTCACTGTTTTATTGGTATGTTTTTAAATAGCGGGTGTCCCTCTGAGTTTCCCTAAATCCTGTGACTCTAAACCTGCTGACCAGCGGATACTCGGACCTCCACCAGGGGGCGCTGCATCCTATTGAAAACTGCAGTTGACTGAGCCTGGTCTGGTCTGATTTGAGTTTCTCTTGCTTGTGTGATTCATGAATACGGGACTAATCGGACCCCCAGCCGTGTGCGGACCCTCCACTGTACTCCTGTGAGGCAACTCGGCCTGCAGCTGAAGGCCAGGTGGCTGATGACATGACAGCATTGCACTAGTTAAGGACTGTTCTTTGTCACGCGTGTGTTCGGGACTCGGACCCAGCTAACTGAGCCCGTGAGCCGCGGTCCTCCACCCTCGGTGCTGGAGATCGAGACCTCCGCAGGTGCTGAAGGCCGGGGGTCCCAGGTGATGGAGTGGTTCTGTTTGCACTGCCAGCAATGGGTGATTGGAGTAGGACGGGACAGGTGTCACTAGAATCTGTAACGTTTCTTTATTGTGAACGGAGCGTGTGAAGCAAAGCAACCCAACACTGATGTTCTGCAcgagagtgggtgggtggggggtgttgGTTGGTTGGGTGGGAGGGGGTCCATTCTGTATTATTGTCTAGAGCTTAGGGGGAAGAAAAGAGCTACTTGGGTGATGGTCTTCAGTGAGTCATTCGAGCCACTGGAGCTGCCCAAGGTCAACGCGGAGGCCTTTGTGGTGGGACTGAGACCAGATATCATTCTTCCTTCAGGGTGTCCCTCCAGCACTCGCTCTTGGTAGCCTAGTCATGTGCACTGTCGGCCAAAAACTAGAAAAAGAAACCTTCTGAGCTGAAGGAGTTTAATTTATAGTGTGTTTCACAGATGCCTGTGAGGGTCACGGACTCTGCTGAACACATAGAGCGATACGCTGccgtttgttgttgtttttttttttttaaatctttcgcAACCCAGTGCCTTAAAGCGAATGCGCGGTGGGCCGCCCCAGCACTGAGGGTCCGACCAGAGCCCAGGACGGATGTTGTAATGATCAGTCTTAGTCACGGGTATGTTTAGCAAGAGGAGAGATTAAATGGATTTGACGAACTACCCTCCACTGGCCCCCTCAGTGGAAAACTATGTGGCTAAACACTGTTATTCTTTAATTCATATGGTTTTCTCATAGcattttgattcagatagagggaacgaaagaagaaaaaaactaaaaaggaataaaaaactAGGGGCACAGGGGCAGTGTAGATgagaatttgttttgttttgctttgtggctCCAGTGTCTCCCTCTGTCCCTGAGAGGAGATCGTAAAGGTGATCATCTGTTTAATCGGCAGCTGTGAAGTAACCAGGTCTTGTGCCGCCCGTCCCCAATAATTCACACAGACCTgtagctcctcctgcagtgggATGGGGCCATGGGCCGACTCCTGTAAGAGGAGATAATGAGAGGCATCGTGTTTCCACATGTTCCCCTCTCCATGAGTTTCCATGACCAGTGACCTTCTTCCACTGTATCAATCTTGAAAATCCTAAAACGTAATCTGGAGAGAACAAGAGATCCTgattgtgtgtgcctgtgtatatagtgtgtgtgtgtgtgccgagctctggactgtgtgtgtgagtcctTTTGTTATGAAGAAAACTTATCTGAAAAACACTTATTTAGCAAAAAAAACTTATTTCTTCAaattagtaaataaaataaaatcaacaaacGGTAAACTATTTTCTAACTAAATGGAGAAAAGTATAtgtatattgtaaataaatgtatgccGTATCTTTTCTGATTGTCTTCCTTACTGGATATTGTTGTAACCCCGACCCAGCATATTTGTACTGCTACTTTAGTATTATTaccaaacaaaactgaaaaagaaaacctgTCTGTGTGAGGGATGCAGAGGTGGCCCAGATGTTTAGATATTCTGTTgggatttttatttgatttgtttggttgtttgccCATATTGCATTATATTGACCAAGTCTGCTCTTACTATATGACcagtattgttaataataatgtcacTACGGTTATATTTATTGGTCGAGAGTTGAGACAGATCCTGGTGACGGACGGTGTGTCAGAGCGGCTCGATTGAGCTCCACTGATGGCAGCTGCCGAACAGTAGTTTTGCCTCCGTCTGTTCGTCAGTGTGATGAGAGCGAACGTGACCAGCCTGCCCTGCGTTCGGCCCTACCGCCCCCCTTGCTCTAATCTGTGTCTGAATGTCCCCGTCAGTCTGGCGAAGGAGAAAAGATACCGGCTCTCAAAATAGCTCTGGCCGAGTCCACTATCTCCTGCCTGTGGGGCCCTCTCTCCGAGTGTGACTGTTCTGCACTATTTTTATGATCGTCCTTGTTGGGGTGGGGGCGTTAGAAGAGTCTGGAAGTGTGGggattggggtgggggggcaggttTCTCTGGACAGGTAATTCCAGTGGTGTTGGAGTTCAGCCCAGTTTTTCTGGTTATTGTATGTTGTGGTGATGGGGTATCGCTCTAGTGGAGGGAGGAAGGGACAGGGCAAGGGAGACACCATCTTCCCAGAGGACGGCAGGACAATGCTGAGGGCCGAGGGGTCGACAGGGGCCCCACTTCCTCTGTGGACACTGCTCTAACCACACCGGGGGGACAGAAAACCGTAATGGTCCCCCTCTCTGCATGTGCCTGAGTGCACAATTGTGGATGAGTTTAGTTCGTGCCGGTTTCCCttggcttttattttttctgcccCCCCGGTCTGGTTCTGTCATCTCAAGGCCCTCTGTCCCTCAGTGCAGTCTTTCAAAGTTAATACATTTCCCTCTGAAAGATCCCGTCTGAAATGGATTCCATCTGGACTAGCGGACGGGCCGCACACAGAGGCCGGTGCCTGTGAATTTACTTTCTGGTGTTTATCTGCAGCTTCAATCTCAGCCTgactgcggggagagagagcCTCGTCATGTGGGGAGCGGGGCGTGAGACTCGCGGACCCAGAGCGGGCTTTTCCCATCGTGCCGGGGctgtggagggagggagagagcgagagagagcgagagagagcgagagagagcgagagagagcgagagagagcgagagagagcgagagggagagagagagagaggggcagcaGCTGTGCGGAgtgcgaggaggaggaggaggaggaggagtcagGCCTGAGGTTTATGGCAATTAGGGAAAAATAACAGGAATGTTGGCCGAGAggggttgtgttgttgttgagaTTCAGTCACAATGTGTAATAACCGACAGCACAGGGAAAGCCAGGGGGGCCGGCTGAGCCAAACCAGCACCGAACACGCGCTGACACTCCCTGCCACGGCTCGGCGGGGGGGTCGGTTTctcctgcagtgtgtgtgtgtgaacttgTAAATTTCAGCTctgctcccacacacacacactcgcacggCTCCAACTGCACTGAAATATCCTCACCGAGGTTTCAATCAGCagccaaacaaacaagcaaacaaaaagactaaaaataaagacacaaaTCATGCTGAGAAGGTCTGTGAATGGCTGGGGGGGAAGTTgtcattgtatttgtttagtttgtcATCTGGGTGAGATGTTGGGTgggtatagagagagagacagaaagctGCTGCTCACTACGAATGTCTGACGTTCACTGTTGCTGCGCCCCCCCGAGCTCGGCCAGCCTGGCACTGAGTGCGTTGGGATTTCGTTGTTATTGTTGCCGTTTGTTTCTTTAGGGGTCATAAACTGCCTGGAGACGACGCAGCGATGCCTCAGATTGAGCTGCCGGTCCCTCTCGTGTtatcacccccccacacacacacacacactgtaccgcaTCCAGGAACTGACAGCACCCCCACCCTCTGCCCCGCTGTGATTGTAAGAAAGGTATTCCTTGACTGTAAAAAGTGTTTAAATCTGAAACTGATGAACTGTCTTGCAGTTGTTTTGTATATATGAGctgtataaatacattaaatgtactTTATGTTGACTGGATGATTCTTtagttcttctttttttttcctaaatggTCACTGTTGGCAGCAGGCAACATCCTGCCTCCTCCACTCTGAATAGAGACACAACGTGTAGGGCCAGGGCTGGGAGCCACACGGCTGCTCCACACGGCCGGGCTGCGGAGAACGGCGTTACTAAGGGGGCCCAAGGCTGAGGGGGGCAGCTGTCCAGAGACACCGCGAAGCACGCAGAAAATAAACTGGCAGAAACTCGATACAGGGCAGCAACACCCCACACCCTCCTGTGAGACGCTTTAATGACACAGCCGCTCTCAGATCCAAACAGACTCTGCACAAAGAGCACTGGAAGATAAAGCAAAGCTGAAGGTTTTTCTTtggatgtttatttattataataattttatttcatataCCCCCAACCTCTGCCAACCCCCgccacacaccaacacacacacctcaaagcCGCTGTATAAAACTGTCCCTGCAAAACACAACAGGATCCAGATCCACTTTGCAAAGCAAGAATGTGCTCTTAAACATGAAACACAGCAAGGCTgcccagtgtgtcagtcagtccatcagtcagtgtgtcagtccatCAGTGTGTCTATCACacggtgtgtcagtcagtgtgtaacACATTGGGTTTGTTGTTTCACAGCTAAGATTGGCTGTTTTTACCAAAAAAAGAGGCGAGTTCTTGGAGCTGGTGCCACATGCTACAATGTTTAGTACCAGTCGGACACTAATCTGAGCCCGGGTCCAGTTCGTTACTGGCCGACCTTGTTGCATGAGCGGTCAAAAGGATTCAGACACGCCTTCCCCACAGATCCCCCCCGCCAGTGGACAACCCGTCCTCCGCTCCGCATGCAGCATGCAGACAAACAGGACCCCTGTCTCCGGTGAGTAAAACCTCATGACTCTACTTATCCACATGTTTCCTTCAGGCTCCATCTAATTGGACCCGAAGCTGAACTCTGATATTTAATAATCAGCGATCGAGGCAGGCAGGGCCGGCACACGCACCCGCCGACCGCGCTGAGGAGGAGCCGGCTGACCCATCCGAGCGGCGCTGTGTGGGGCTATACTATGACACACAGTACAGAGGAGGGGCCCAATAACGTCCCTTTCATTTCGATTCGGACACAAAGACgggtttgttttcttaattagaTCGAATATGTATTCATATCAATTAAATCGCTTGGGTTTTCATTCACATTATTCTCAGTCAAGCTGACCTCCGCAAGCCTCACGTTGTGTCTGTCATGGGGAGCCGTGCGGTGGAGCTCGATGGCGGGCGACGGCCATAAGTCAGCGTCTCAGTCCGCCTGTGTCTCAGTCACTCcgccagtgtgtcagtcagtcagtgtatcagtgtgtcagtcagtcagttagtgtgtcagtcagtcttcGCTGTCATCACACAAGTGATCGCTCTTCATCTTCATGGAGCTCAGCTTCCTCCTGAGGAAGGAGATCTTGTGTCCAATGACAGTCCTCAGCCGCCGGTCCTGCCGGGGGGGCTCAAGTGAGACCCTGAGGGCGGGCGCCCGGTCCAGGGGGGCCCTGGGGGGGGGCAGAGCGTCCACCAGCCCGTCCAGCCGGGACAGCTCGTCCTCCGGGTCCCCTCCCCTCTGCAGGGTGGCGATGCAGGAGTCCAGCCACGAGGCGTAGTCCTGCAGGGGGGTGGCAAGTGACTGGGACGGGACCCTCACCTCCTCCTGGGGGGGACAGGGCCAGGCGGAGGCGGAGGCGGAGGCGGAGGTGGAGGCGGAGGCGGCGGTCGGGGGGCGCCCCTCTTCCTCCCCGTCCAGAGCGAGGGACGCCTCCCGGCTGTCCGTCTCCAGGCTGCTGGGCTCCAGGGCGGCCGACAAGGACAGGTTCTCACAGGACACACCCGAGTCCGAGCTGAACAGCAGGGGGTCCTCTGAGGTCACACGGCCGCTGCCCCCCTGAGGGCCCCAAGAGAGGCAGACGCTGCGACACCAGGCCTGCAGCcgctggagggagagagagcggtCAGTGCGCCGACAAGACAGGTTTATCGTGTTATTAGTTTATTTCTGTTAGAGGTTTGGGCGGGGTGAAGTGTTTTCATCTAGATCAGggctgtcagactccagtcctggggggccgcagtgtcggCTGGTTCACAATTACTTCATTAATGTCATTACACACTCAGGTAGGCTGATCTAaaactttcatattttatatttatagccAATCTCTTACAATGTGATAAtgactcaaaacactgaacctACAGAACAtgtcagagtctggagagaagtgttcaattaattagaccaattaaggagccaatagctgggctggaatgaaaaccagcagacactgcagtcCCCAAGGACTGGAGTCTAACCCCTGATCTAAATAATCTAATGACGGGGTATATTGTTCAGGCGTGATGAAATAGTTGTATTATagtttataatattattttgacCCCAGGAGTTCTGGCTGTTCAGAGACGGCACTTCTCCCCAACTAAGCAAAAGACCCATTAGCGTTTGACGCAGCATTGTAATTAAAAGTATAAACCGGGCCCAAGTGAGCAGTGGGCCGAGTTACTGCCAGCCCCTCATCCAAAAAGTCCAACTTCAACAACGTCTCCTTCCATCAGAACCAGCGCTTCCCACCTCGCCCTCAGAAGTACCGTCTCTGTGAGGGCGGACCCCCAGTCTCGGTGGGGAATCTCCCGCTGGGGCCGTGTGAGAAAAGGAGCGACTCAATGTTAAGACTGATGCAGAGCTCCCTCTACTGGCAAGACCCCAAACAGCGTCCACAGTAAGAACAGAAACAGGGTGTTGTCCTGCCTTTGTGTCTTTCCTTCTCCTCACCGAGGAACAAAGGCTTTGGGCCGTGGCTGATTTGAAGAGCTCTCTGTTTCAGTGTCGGACAGACAGCGCTGTCACTGGCTGTGGGCCAGTTCCACACATTACACATTAACACAACGCACTATATTGGCTAACGAGAGCCCCGCGCTCATTAGGAAGTAAATCATTAAGCTGGACATCGCTGTGTGTGCATTTGCTCCCACAGCCCCCAGCCCAGGTGACTTCAGGCAGGTTTAATGAAGGAAGCTGATTTGAGAATGGATATCTACACAAACGCAATGACCGAGGATCAGTAACACAACAAAGCAGTTAATAAAAGTGCACGATCCtgaagacacatacacacacacacaggcacacatagacacacacataagagatgcacacacacacacacagacacacagacacacacatacagtggggaaaaaagtatttgatcccctgctgattttgtgcgtttgcccactgacaaagaaatgatcagtctataattttaatggtaggtgtattttaacagtgagagacagaataacaacaacaaaatccagaaaaacgcatttcaaaaaagttatacattgatttgcatgttaatgagggaaataagtacttgaccccttcgacttagtacttggtggcaaaacccttgttggcaatcacagaggtcagacgtttcttgtagtttcttgtagccaccaggtttgcacacatctcaggagggattttgtccctctcctctttgcagatcctctccaagtcattaaggtttcgaggctgacgtttggcaactcgaaccttcagctccctccacagattttctatgggattaactggctaggccactccaggaccttaatgtgcttctccttgagccactcctttgttgccttggctgtgtgttttgggtcattgtcatgctggaatacacatccacgacccattttcaatgccctggctgagggaaggaggttctcacccaagatttgacggtacatggccccgtccatcgtccctttgatgcggtgcagttgtcctgtccccttagcagaaaaacacccccaaagcataatgtttccacctccatgtttgacggtggggatggtgttcttggggtcattcctcctcctccaaacacggcgagttgagttgatgccaaagagcttgattttggcctcatctgaccacaacactttcacccagttctcctctgaatcattcagatgttcattggcaaacttcatacgggcctgtacatgtgctttcttgagcagggggaccttgcgggcgctgcaggatttcagtccttcacggcgtagtgtgttaccaattgttttcttggtgactatggtcccagctgccttgagatcattaacaagatcctcccgtgtagttctgggctgattcctcaccgttctcatgatcattgaaactccatgaggtgagatcttgcatggagccccagagcgagggagactgacagttattttgtgtttcatccatttgtgaataatcgcaccaactgttgtcaagctgcttggcgatggtcttgtagcccattccagccttgtgtaggtctacaatcttgtccctgacatccttggacagctctttggtcttggccatggtggagagtttggaatctgattgattgattgcttctgtggacagatgtcttttatacaggtaacgtgctgagattaggagcagtccctttaagagagtgctcctaatctcagctcgttacctgtataaaagacacctgggagccagaaatcttgctgattgataggggatcaaatacttatttccctcattaacatgcaaatcaattcataacttttttgaaatgcgtttttctggatt
This sequence is a window from Amia ocellicauda isolate fAmiCal2 chromosome 17, fAmiCal2.hap1, whole genome shotgun sequence. Protein-coding genes within it:
- the LOC136713119 gene encoding guanine nucleotide-binding protein subunit alpha-12, whose translation is MSGVVRTLSRCLLPAEASRERSGSKERSRDRDANQEREARRRSREIDSMLARERRSIRRLVKILLLGAGESGKSTFLKQMRIIHGKEFDQKALLDFRDTIFENIIKGMRVLVDARDKLGIAWQNTENEKHGMFVMAFENKAGVPVEPCTFQLYVPALRGLWADSGIQEAYGRRSEFQLGESVKYFLDNLDRIGQLSYLPSRQDILLARKATKGIVEHDFIIKKIPFKMVDVGGQRSQRQKWFQCFDGITSILFMVSSSEFDQVLMEDRRTNRLLESMNIFETIVNNKLFSNVSIILFLNKMDLLVEKVRKVSITKHFPDFRGDPHRLEDVQAYLVQCFNRKRRNRSKPLFHHFTTAIDTENIRFVFHAVKDTILQENLKDIMLQ